A genomic window from Anticarsia gemmatalis isolate Benzon Research Colony breed Stoneville strain chromosome 6, ilAntGemm2 primary, whole genome shotgun sequence includes:
- the spn-F gene encoding C2H2-type zinc binding domain-containing protein spindle-F encodes MDSSSIVSFNNDSTFQTTLKGDISVHELALHAMRDRCLLLQRRINTLETDNMRLKLDVVKATECSPYIPIKEDEKLALHQKIAELNKQKSKLMHHVFMVQCENKNLWNKIASLKGPDKSTSKDYTKQPLIRTNTYIHSTPKNSANYQEKYSESSLEEISLKLINSYIQEKSQLVEQYEQMAQLQDIDDDMLNVDSIGFTYMEDPATDSLKEIRCQTEKLNNLKKELGQQENHLKLIISRVETVLRDGYKCPTCIANNAKIVTSEHKEIETSDSLANWATPVDSSTYNNNFSELNTSAYKKSILEESVKEVTDEPKICPMCGQTFHKEVAFSEFQAHVENHFLGDAEPDSITDNYENLPSSFDNMI; translated from the exons atggATTCCTCCTCCATTGTTAGTTTTAATAATGATTCTACGTTTCAAACAACACTCAAAGGTGATATTAGTGTACATGAGTTGGCTCTTCACGCGATGAGAGATCGTTGTTTATTGCTTCAAAGAAGAATTAATACGTTAGAAACAGACAATATGCGTTTGAAACTTGATGTTGTTAAAGCTACTGAATGCTCACCATATATTCCTATCAAAGAGGATGAGAAACTTGCTTTACACCAGAAAATAGCAGAACTTAATAAACAAAAGTCTAAACTTATGCATCATGTTTTTATGGTTCAATGTGAAAACAAAAACCTGTGGAACAAAATAGCTTCTCTCAAGGGCCCTGATAAATCAACAAGTAAAGATTATACCAAACAGCCCTTGATACGAACTAACACTTATATTCACAGTACTCCAAAGAATAGTGCAAATTACCAAGAAAAATACTCAGAGTCCAGCTTAGAGGAAATATCACTCAAATTAATTAACAGCTATATACAAGAGAAATCACAATTAGTAGAACAATATGAACAGATGGCACAACTCCAGGACATTGATGATGATATGTTAAATGTGGATTCCATTGGCTTTACATACATGGAAGATCCTGCTACAGATTCTTTGAAAGAAATAAGGTGTCAAACAGAAAAACTTAATAACCTTAAGAAAGAATTAGGCCAGCAAGAAAATCATTTAAAGCTGATTATATCGAGAGTTGAAACTGTATTGAGGG ATGGATACAAGTGTCCGACATGTATTGCAAACAATGCAAAAATTGTGACATCAGAGCATAAAGAAATTGAAACAAGTGATAGTCTAGCAAATTGGGCAACACCAGTTGACTCCAGtacttataacaataatttcagCGAACTTAATACATCTGCATATAAGAAAAGTATACTTGAAGAGAGTGTTAAAGAAGTAACTGATGAGCCTAAAATATGCCCGATGTGTGGACAGACATTTCACAAAGAAGTAGCATTTTCAGAGTTTCAAGCACATGTGGAGAATCATTTTTTAGGTGATGCTGAACCAGATTCCATTACAGATAATTACGAAAACCTTCCCAGTTCCTTTGACAATATGATCTAA